A segment of the Bacillus pseudomycoides genome:
TTTATTCCGATCCAAACATCATTAATACACAGTGCATTGGAATCGTTCTCTTGTTGACCTAAAAAAATAGAATCTATTTTATATAAACCGGCATTATTAAAGAGCACATCAATACCATTATAAGCGGCAATCGCTACTTCAATAACACGTTGCCAATCTTTTTGTTTCGCCATATCATAGGTAACAAAAAGAGCTTCTCCACCTAAATCTACAATTTCCTCCGCTGTTGCTTGTCCATTTTCTTGATCAATATCCGTCACAATTACTTTTGCACCTTGTCCTGCCAACAAAAGAGCTGTACTACGTCCAATACCGATGCCACCGCCAGTTACAACGGCAACTTTTCCTGCAAGCTTCATCGTCATTACCCCTTCTGTAAGTCTTACCGTCATTCAGTATACTCCTTTCGCTTGTAGCTCTGCAAGCAGGAAAAGTCAATATAATACCTTGTAAGCGATTACTTATTTGTTTTCTCCTTTTTCTTACTATTATATTGATCAAAAGCTAGACCGATAAAAATAAGTATCCCCCAAAAAATCAAGCTACTTTCTGTCACTTCGATCTCCCCCTTGTTATATAACACATTTTATTCATTATATCATTTTCTTAATTTTCAATCTAATAAAAATAAGAGTTTGTTAAAAATAAATATGAATAAAACCCCTTTTTGAATAGCATATTGCCTTTCAAAAAGGGGTTTTACAAAATATAACTCTTTATCATTCTATTCTATTATTCTTTAGACGAGACTCATTACTTTCGTTTTTATAATTAAATCATGAAAACCGCAATTATCTTGACGGAACAACATCATATATACATTACAAATAGTAGGAATTCCTAGTAGCAATATGTTTGGTAATAACAATACAAAGAACCGTGCTGTTAGTGTCTGCATTGTTAACTTTTCACTTGCTAATGATATAAGTCTTGTTCGTGTTAT
Coding sequences within it:
- a CDS encoding flagellar motor protein is translated as MTESSLIFWGILIFIGLAFDQYNSKKKEKTNK
- a CDS encoding SDR family NAD(P)-dependent oxidoreductase, yielding MTVRLTEGVMTMKLAGKVAVVTGGGIGIGRSTALLLAGQGAKVIVTDIDQENGQATAEEIVDLGGEALFVTYDMAKQKDWQRVIEVAIAAYNGIDVLFNNAGLYKIDSIFLGQQENDSNALCINDVWIGIKQLTSSFMNHQEEVMLTDLPIFGVFSTREQSFHTVETLI